From one Agathobaculum sp. NTUH-O15-33 genomic stretch:
- a CDS encoding DNA-methyltransferase, with translation MNAIITDPPYGINYVSQTGARIKNDKAPFIWFLYDAFRVLKSGGTLLCFTRWDVEQTFIDAIELAGFRVKSEVIWDKVYHGMGDTKAAFAPAHENIVFAIKGKYSFPGGRPKDLVTFSKLGSAQMIHPTEKPVGLIANLITAVTKPDDLILDPFAGSGSTLVAAKKSGRRFIGVELDDEYYEKARRRIEEVVE, from the coding sequence GTGAACGCAATTATCACCGATCCGCCCTATGGCATCAACTACGTCTCACAGACCGGGGCAAGGATTAAAAACGACAAAGCCCCATTCATCTGGTTCCTTTATGACGCTTTCCGCGTACTCAAGTCGGGAGGAACGCTCCTATGCTTCACGCGCTGGGATGTAGAGCAGACCTTCATCGACGCGATTGAACTGGCCGGCTTCCGGGTCAAAAGTGAGGTTATTTGGGACAAGGTCTATCACGGTATGGGGGACACGAAAGCAGCCTTTGCCCCGGCACATGAGAACATCGTCTTCGCGATTAAGGGGAAGTACAGCTTCCCCGGGGGCAGGCCGAAAGATCTCGTCACCTTCAGCAAGCTCGGCAGCGCCCAGATGATCCACCCGACAGAGAAGCCAGTGGGCTTGATTGCAAACCTTATTACGGCAGTTACAAAGCCAGACGACCTCATCCTTGACCCGTTTGCCGGAAGCGGCTCTACTCTTGTCGCCGCAAAGAAGTCGGGGCGGCGGTTCATCGGCGTGGAGCTTGACGACGAGTATTATGAAAAAGCACGGCGGCGCATTGAGGAGGTGGTCGAGTGA